From one Paeniglutamicibacter psychrophenolicus genomic stretch:
- a CDS encoding rhodanese-related sulfurtransferase, whose product MSQNRIVLYYAFVPIADPEAVRLWQRALLERWGLRGRIIISKDGINGTVGGGIKEVKKYVKATREYPAFKKMDIKWSEGSAEDFPRISVKVRDEVVSFGAPGELEVDENGVVGGGVHLKPEALHELVESKKAAGQEVLFFDGRNAFEAQIGKFKNAIVPEVETTHDFIAEIESGKYDGMKDQPIVTYCTGGIRCEVLSALMVKRGFTEVYQMQGGIVRYGETYGDKGLWEGSLYVFDKRMHMEFSDDAVTIGKCVCCEAPTNKFENCSNLSCRNLRLFCAECAATDELRQCPDCVGTVVELETAQQ is encoded by the coding sequence GTGTCGCAGAACCGAATTGTCTTGTATTACGCCTTTGTCCCGATTGCCGATCCCGAGGCCGTGCGCCTATGGCAGCGTGCCTTGCTGGAGAGGTGGGGCCTGCGTGGCCGCATCATCATCTCCAAGGACGGCATCAACGGAACGGTCGGGGGTGGCATCAAGGAAGTCAAGAAGTATGTGAAGGCCACCCGGGAGTATCCGGCGTTCAAGAAAATGGACATCAAGTGGTCGGAAGGCTCGGCCGAGGACTTCCCCCGGATATCGGTCAAGGTCCGTGACGAAGTGGTTTCCTTTGGTGCCCCCGGCGAGCTGGAAGTCGATGAAAACGGTGTGGTCGGCGGCGGTGTCCACCTCAAGCCCGAGGCACTGCACGAGCTGGTGGAGTCCAAGAAGGCCGCCGGCCAGGAGGTCCTGTTCTTCGACGGCCGCAACGCCTTTGAGGCGCAGATCGGCAAATTCAAGAACGCGATCGTGCCCGAGGTTGAAACCACCCACGACTTCATCGCCGAGATCGAGTCGGGCAAGTACGACGGGATGAAGGACCAGCCGATTGTCACCTATTGCACCGGCGGCATCCGCTGCGAGGTGCTCTCGGCACTGATGGTCAAGCGCGGCTTCACCGAGGTCTACCAGATGCAGGGCGGCATCGTTCGCTACGGGGAAACCTACGGGGACAAGGGACTGTGGGAAGGATCACTGTATGTCTTCGACAAGCGCATGCACATGGAGTTCAGCGACGACGCCGTGACCATCGGCAAATGCGTGTGCTGCGAGGCACCGACGAACAAGTTCGAGAACTGTTCGAACCTCTCCTGCCGGAACCTGCGACTCTTCTGCGCCGAATGCGCCGCGACCGACGAACTGCGCCAGTGCCCCGACTGCGTCGGCACCGTCGTCGAGCTCGAGACAGCCCAGCAGTAG
- a CDS encoding purine-cytosine permease family protein, whose amino-acid sequence MDYTVEAERGRAPLPPAKRLWGFWEYTWANAALAIATWGFLIGGSLALIVDVKHGLLAIVLGNVLGVLLVGLAVSISAGKYGTEQYTFLRSVFGHNGSRLIYTIAMVLLTVGWLVVLGTMFGRSIDSAISVIGNKEPDPNAGYIYLITIVAIALTAYIVAKGPTSIKVFNTIVAPALILVMGFMIWLFLSDSSLADILALDALARPFDSNAVNFMIAVEINIAAGFSWWPYIGNLSRITKNERTAFWPNLIGIGFAASLGEAVGLIGAIKYGNADPTQWMAETGGVWLSAIVLVFIAFANITSMANILYTAIVGLRQMFGALFKNVSWEWLVAGFCVVPVIVMFAIPGLYDGFMTFLVWTAAIYSALTGIMIVDYFFLRHQKVDLKNLFIEGKSSIYYFTGGYNVAALAATVIGIAIFTITFNPLTFEHTGYFRYTTASLLAALAAGLCYWLLSVLIIIPRGLGGYRAVPEKAHH is encoded by the coding sequence ATGGACTACACCGTTGAAGCAGAACGAGGAAGAGCCCCCTTGCCGCCGGCCAAGCGGCTATGGGGCTTCTGGGAATACACATGGGCCAACGCGGCCCTGGCGATTGCCACTTGGGGTTTCCTCATCGGTGGTTCGCTTGCGCTGATTGTCGATGTCAAGCACGGGCTGCTGGCGATTGTCCTGGGCAACGTCCTGGGCGTCCTGCTGGTGGGCCTCGCTGTCTCCATCAGCGCCGGCAAGTATGGAACCGAGCAATACACCTTCCTGCGCAGCGTCTTCGGCCACAACGGCAGCCGACTGATCTACACGATCGCCATGGTCCTGTTGACCGTCGGATGGCTGGTTGTCCTGGGCACGATGTTCGGCCGGTCCATCGATTCGGCGATCAGCGTCATCGGCAACAAAGAACCGGATCCAAACGCCGGGTACATCTACCTCATCACGATCGTTGCCATCGCGCTGACGGCCTACATCGTCGCCAAGGGACCGACCTCGATCAAGGTCTTCAACACGATCGTCGCCCCGGCATTGATCCTGGTCATGGGGTTCATGATCTGGCTGTTCCTTTCGGATTCCTCGCTTGCGGATATCTTGGCTCTTGACGCCCTGGCAAGGCCGTTTGATTCCAATGCCGTGAACTTCATGATTGCCGTGGAGATCAACATCGCGGCGGGATTCTCCTGGTGGCCGTACATCGGTAACCTGTCCCGCATCACCAAGAACGAGCGCACCGCATTCTGGCCCAACCTGATCGGCATCGGATTCGCCGCTAGCCTCGGTGAGGCAGTGGGCCTGATCGGAGCCATCAAGTACGGAAATGCCGACCCGACGCAGTGGATGGCGGAAACCGGTGGGGTTTGGCTGAGCGCCATCGTGCTGGTGTTCATCGCCTTCGCAAACATCACCAGCATGGCAAACATCCTCTACACGGCCATCGTTGGGCTCCGGCAAATGTTCGGCGCATTGTTCAAAAACGTTTCCTGGGAATGGCTTGTCGCGGGGTTCTGCGTGGTTCCCGTGATCGTCATGTTCGCCATCCCCGGACTCTACGACGGCTTCATGACCTTCCTGGTCTGGACCGCCGCCATCTACAGCGCACTGACCGGGATCATGATCGTCGACTACTTCTTCCTGCGCCACCAGAAGGTCGACCTGAAGAACCTTTTCATCGAGGGCAAATCCTCCATCTACTACTTCACCGGCGGCTACAACGTCGCGGCCCTGGCCGCAACGGTGATCGGCATTGCCATCTTCACCATCACCTTCAACCCGCTGACTTTCGAGCACACCGGGTACTTCCGGTACACCACCGCCTCGCTGCTTGCAGCGTTGGCTGCGGGACTCTGCTACTGGCTTCTGTCCGTATTGATCATCATTCCCCGGGGGCTTGGCGGATACCGCGCCGTTCCCGAAAAAGCACACCACTAG
- a CDS encoding PucR family transcriptional regulator, producing MALTIRRILGFAAVNDVHPQVLGQAHLLDSPVLGIHLTESADLSGLLEGGELILSSGLCLTTSLEATKTFLEGLAEAGAAGVIFSFLSDVPEVKKCLAVAAETAPLPVVLLDDRARFVEITETVHSLIYSAARGLSGVDAVSSFLSSTAAAHLDLREMFSTIADTLDEPLVLEDSESGVVLQRGLSPKQIRRFTAAPAMPKGLGTGARTVGEATWLVYPVVIHGRSLGQLVTPVGAGNLRASRVLEDIATVLGAMLPNGPEDIALLRQGSLALLIKDARSGDSPDENGLTLRARMLGAKSVDQFVPIAVNFKPSARAVSSDAAQDVHSVVATLQRALLDAPHRAFACVLGKSEAGIVLCLSPSADLEGTLAELHLRIGRALDPFNRNLTWTMGVGTGSSELGAAALGGLDDACRVAHSASSMDHSSASYHRAGDLGFRWLMQQLLDLEETRTYLHDQLAPFLDEPEYLDFIETYLQTNGSVTEISRALHLSRPSVYARMRRIEKVLGHELTDADTMTSLHLAVTLYRLGVRDQES from the coding sequence ATGGCCCTAACCATTCGCCGGATCCTCGGGTTCGCGGCGGTCAATGACGTTCACCCGCAGGTTCTCGGCCAGGCGCATCTCCTTGATTCACCCGTGCTGGGTATCCACCTGACCGAGTCCGCGGACTTGTCGGGATTGTTGGAGGGCGGCGAACTGATTCTCAGCTCCGGCTTGTGCCTGACCACTTCGCTTGAAGCAACCAAGACGTTCTTGGAAGGTCTCGCCGAGGCCGGTGCTGCGGGCGTGATTTTTTCGTTTCTCTCCGATGTGCCCGAAGTCAAGAAATGCCTGGCCGTGGCGGCAGAGACCGCCCCGTTGCCCGTCGTGCTTCTCGATGACCGGGCTCGTTTCGTGGAAATCACCGAAACCGTCCACAGCCTGATCTACTCGGCTGCCCGAGGTTTGAGCGGCGTCGATGCTGTATCAAGTTTCTTGTCATCCACCGCCGCTGCCCACCTGGACTTGCGGGAAATGTTCTCAACCATTGCGGACACGCTGGATGAACCGCTGGTCCTCGAGGATTCGGAGTCCGGTGTTGTCCTGCAACGGGGCCTGAGCCCCAAACAGATTCGCCGCTTCACGGCAGCACCAGCCATGCCGAAAGGCCTCGGAACCGGGGCTCGCACGGTCGGGGAAGCCACTTGGCTGGTGTACCCGGTGGTGATCCACGGACGGAGCCTGGGGCAGCTGGTCACACCGGTGGGTGCCGGGAACCTGCGCGCCTCCCGGGTCCTCGAGGACATCGCCACGGTTCTGGGTGCAATGCTTCCCAACGGCCCCGAAGACATCGCGTTACTGAGGCAGGGTTCCCTGGCGCTTTTGATCAAGGACGCTCGTTCCGGTGACTCGCCGGATGAAAATGGCTTGACCCTGCGCGCTCGAATGCTCGGCGCTAAATCGGTTGACCAGTTCGTCCCGATCGCCGTCAATTTCAAACCAAGCGCCCGCGCAGTGTCATCAGACGCAGCACAAGACGTTCATTCCGTGGTCGCAACGCTTCAGCGCGCCCTGCTTGATGCGCCGCATCGCGCATTTGCCTGTGTATTGGGCAAAAGCGAAGCCGGTATCGTACTTTGCCTGTCCCCATCGGCAGACCTTGAAGGCACACTTGCCGAGCTCCATTTGAGGATCGGGCGGGCGCTGGATCCATTCAACAGAAATCTCACCTGGACGATGGGTGTGGGCACGGGAAGCAGTGAACTGGGGGCCGCCGCGCTTGGCGGACTTGATGACGCCTGCCGTGTTGCCCATTCGGCTTCATCGATGGATCATTCTTCGGCGTCCTATCACCGCGCCGGCGACCTTGGCTTCCGTTGGCTCATGCAACAGCTGCTCGACTTGGAAGAGACACGGACCTACTTGCACGATCAACTGGCTCCGTTTCTGGATGAGCCGGAGTACCTCGACTTCATCGAAACGTATCTCCAGACCAATGGCAGCGTCACCGAAATATCCCGGGCCCTGCATCTAAGCCGGCCAAGCGTCTATGCACGGATGCGCCGGATAGAAAAGGTGCTGGGCCACGAACTAACGGACGCCGATACCATGACGTCGTTGCACTTGGCCGTCACCTTGTACCGGCTCGGTGTCCGCGACCAAGAAAGCTGA
- a CDS encoding SatD family protein, translating to MSPTPTVVPVIMDIVGSRSHDDREASQRTIESAFTDIASHVTALEDWEATVGDEFQAVPDALRATLMLRLALPEDSDCRFGIGFGTNRSVASQSTARIQDGPGWWAARAAIDEARRREKARNPALRSWFRDPAEDAGARSRAATINSCLLVPVVPRHPVPEK from the coding sequence ATGAGCCCCACCCCAACCGTCGTGCCGGTGATCATGGACATCGTCGGTTCGCGCTCGCATGATGACCGCGAGGCCAGCCAACGCACCATTGAATCCGCCTTCACCGACATCGCCAGCCATGTCACTGCGCTTGAAGACTGGGAAGCCACGGTCGGTGACGAGTTCCAGGCCGTCCCCGACGCACTGCGCGCCACCTTGATGCTGCGCCTGGCCCTGCCGGAGGACAGCGACTGCCGATTCGGGATCGGCTTCGGGACAAACAGGTCCGTGGCGTCGCAAAGCACCGCCCGCATCCAGGACGGCCCGGGCTGGTGGGCGGCACGCGCGGCCATCGACGAGGCGCGTCGACGCGAGAAGGCACGCAACCCCGCCCTGCGCTCATGGTTCCGCGACCCCGCCGAGGACGCCGGGGCGCGCAGCCGGGCCGCGACCATCAATTCCTGCCTGCTGGTGCCGGTGGTCCCCCGACATCCGGTCCCGGAAAAATAG
- a CDS encoding aldehyde dehydrogenase family protein, which translates to MSFVSAETYFDTYQVPASVRSFLERSHKLFIDGAWVDSSDGATVPVIEPSTTHTISSIAAATVLDLDTAVSAARREFDGGSWSQLTPLEREGLLHKLADLIEANTQELALLESIDVGKPLAEAEMDIQGTIDTYRYFAGWASKISGRSGEAASLPGDYVTYTRKEPVGVVGVIVPWNFPLQTLAWKLGAALAAGCTTVVKPPEITSLTTLRFAELVSEAGIPGGVVNILTGKGSVVGAALAGHKGIDKVTFTGSTPTGKSVGHAALDNMTRMTLELGGKSPVLVFADSDLDKAVEEVAFGIFFNAGQICDAGSRLYVEDAIYDEFMGKLVENAKSWVIGPGLDSESTIGPVVSESQCNSVMGYIQTGIEEGATLLCGGNRVDRTGYFIEPTIFGDCNNRMTIVQEEIFGPVLVAQRFTTEEQAIELANDSQYGLAATIYSQNLNRVHRLSKVLKAGSVYVNAQSSIDPAMPFGGFKNSGFGRDLGPEQLDSVTETKTVWITLS; encoded by the coding sequence ATGAGCTTCGTCAGCGCTGAAACCTACTTTGACACCTACCAGGTCCCTGCCTCCGTCCGTTCATTCCTGGAACGGTCGCACAAGCTGTTTATCGACGGCGCCTGGGTGGATTCTTCCGACGGCGCCACGGTGCCCGTCATCGAACCTTCCACCACCCACACGATTTCCAGCATTGCGGCCGCCACGGTACTCGACCTGGACACTGCGGTTTCCGCGGCCCGCCGCGAATTCGATGGTGGCTCCTGGAGCCAGCTGACCCCGCTGGAACGCGAGGGCCTGCTGCACAAGCTCGCCGACCTGATCGAGGCGAACACCCAAGAGCTGGCCCTTCTTGAATCGATCGACGTGGGCAAGCCCCTGGCCGAGGCCGAGATGGATATCCAGGGCACCATCGACACCTACCGCTACTTCGCCGGCTGGGCCTCGAAGATCTCGGGCCGCAGCGGCGAAGCCGCAAGCCTTCCCGGTGACTACGTGACCTACACCCGCAAGGAACCGGTCGGCGTCGTCGGCGTCATCGTTCCGTGGAACTTCCCGCTGCAGACCCTGGCCTGGAAGCTCGGCGCGGCCCTGGCCGCGGGTTGCACCACCGTGGTGAAGCCACCGGAGATCACCTCATTGACCACCCTTCGGTTCGCCGAATTGGTCAGCGAGGCCGGCATTCCCGGCGGCGTTGTCAACATCCTCACCGGCAAGGGCTCGGTTGTTGGCGCCGCACTGGCCGGGCACAAGGGCATCGACAAGGTGACCTTCACCGGCTCGACCCCCACCGGCAAGTCCGTGGGCCACGCGGCACTGGACAACATGACCCGGATGACCCTGGAACTCGGCGGCAAGTCCCCGGTCCTGGTCTTCGCCGATTCGGACCTGGACAAGGCGGTCGAGGAGGTCGCCTTCGGCATCTTCTTCAACGCCGGCCAGATCTGCGATGCCGGCTCCCGCCTCTACGTCGAGGACGCAATCTACGACGAGTTCATGGGCAAGCTCGTGGAAAACGCCAAGAGCTGGGTCATCGGCCCGGGCCTCGACTCGGAAAGCACCATCGGCCCGGTCGTGTCCGAAAGCCAGTGCAACTCGGTGATGGGCTACATCCAGACCGGCATCGAGGAGGGCGCCACCCTGCTGTGCGGCGGCAATCGCGTGGATCGCACCGGCTACTTCATCGAGCCGACCATCTTCGGCGACTGCAACAACCGGATGACGATCGTCCAGGAAGAGATCTTCGGCCCGGTGCTCGTTGCCCAGCGCTTCACCACCGAGGAGCAGGCCATCGAACTGGCAAATGACAGCCAGTACGGCCTGGCAGCCACGATCTACTCGCAGAACCTGAACCGCGTGCACCGCCTGTCCAAGGTGCTCAAGGCCGGTTCGGTGTATGTGAATGCGCAGAGCTCCATCGACCCGGCCATGCCGTTCGGCGGATTCAAGAACTCCGGCTTCGGCCGCGACCTGGGCCCGGAGCAGCTCGATTCGGTGACCGAAACCAAGACCGTATGGATCACGCTGTCCTAA
- a CDS encoding alcohol dehydrogenase catalytic domain-containing protein, whose protein sequence is MTETMLAAYYTEDNSPLEIRETAIPQPGKGEVLIKMESCGVCHTDVHFWKGEDELPRPKPAILGHEGVGSIVAVGDDVDLTTGERVGVGFVYSACGNCRECRKGLETYCQNSQATGVHVDGCFAQYIVAPAEWVTHIPGELSSEDACPLLCAGVTAYSAVRKAGIEPGSVVVVFGLGGLGQYAIQFARLFGAKVVGIDLDPKKLETAKRLGAHAAYAPGEEAEKAIHELGGADALLSFAPSPQVFRNMFTLAAPTARFIQVALPNNPFTFKAAELIDLGITIIGSADGTRLERDQVMQLAKDGLVESNVETMDFGNINEAFRRLEAGDAEGRLVVQF, encoded by the coding sequence ATGACCGAAACAATGCTGGCCGCTTACTACACCGAAGACAACAGCCCGCTGGAAATCCGCGAAACCGCTATCCCGCAGCCGGGCAAGGGCGAGGTCCTCATCAAGATGGAAAGCTGCGGCGTCTGCCACACCGACGTGCACTTCTGGAAGGGCGAAGACGAGCTTCCCCGCCCGAAGCCGGCCATCCTGGGCCACGAGGGCGTCGGTTCCATCGTTGCCGTTGGCGACGACGTGGACCTCACCACCGGTGAGCGCGTTGGCGTCGGCTTCGTATACTCCGCATGCGGCAACTGCCGCGAATGCCGCAAGGGCCTGGAAACCTACTGCCAGAACTCCCAAGCAACCGGCGTCCACGTCGATGGCTGCTTCGCCCAGTACATTGTCGCCCCGGCCGAATGGGTCACCCACATCCCGGGTGAGCTTTCCTCCGAAGACGCCTGCCCGCTGCTGTGCGCCGGGGTCACCGCCTACAGCGCGGTGCGCAAGGCCGGCATCGAACCGGGCTCCGTGGTGGTGGTCTTCGGACTCGGCGGCCTGGGCCAGTACGCAATCCAGTTCGCCCGCCTCTTCGGTGCCAAGGTTGTTGGCATCGACCTGGATCCGAAGAAGCTGGAAACCGCCAAGCGCCTGGGTGCCCACGCAGCCTACGCACCGGGAGAGGAAGCCGAAAAGGCCATCCACGAACTCGGCGGCGCCGATGCACTGCTCAGCTTCGCACCCTCGCCGCAGGTCTTCCGCAACATGTTCACCCTGGCGGCCCCGACCGCGCGCTTCATCCAGGTGGCACTGCCGAACAACCCGTTCACCTTCAAGGCTGCGGAACTGATCGACCTGGGCATCACCATCATCGGCAGCGCCGACGGAACCCGCCTGGAACGCGACCAGGTCATGCAGCTTGCCAAGGACGGCCTGGTGGAGTCGAACGTGGAAACCATGGATTTCGGCAACATCAACGAAGCCTTCCGTCGCCTGGAAGCCGGCGACGCCGAAGGCCGCCTGGTGGTCCAGTTCTAG
- a CDS encoding GNAT family N-acetyltransferase, producing the protein MGSTASDELIGTWVSGWAGARGYESRHEGRVHAALRHDTSGDWEYVIYEPSNEELVAVAETLHKHPKRRLTAFADETSTLIDAARAAGLNVLNSDEVLMVTAMGGHDVEEPRPADGFAFQIERDQTHAYVSIHPVEDPEVVAASGHVSAVNGYAIFDRIITAPEFRRRGLGSLTMRALVSLALEHDVEEGLLIASIDGQQLYKSLGWTNLGNVVLFEGKQEA; encoded by the coding sequence ATGGGATCTACTGCAAGCGATGAACTAATCGGTACATGGGTATCTGGCTGGGCCGGTGCACGGGGCTACGAGAGCAGGCACGAGGGCCGCGTCCATGCAGCCCTGCGCCATGACACCTCGGGTGACTGGGAATACGTCATTTACGAGCCTTCCAACGAAGAATTGGTGGCCGTCGCGGAGACGCTCCACAAGCATCCCAAGCGTCGCCTGACGGCATTCGCCGACGAAACCTCGACCCTGATCGATGCCGCCCGGGCGGCAGGGCTCAACGTGCTCAATTCCGACGAGGTCCTGATGGTCACGGCGATGGGCGGCCACGATGTCGAGGAACCACGTCCGGCCGATGGCTTCGCCTTCCAGATCGAACGCGACCAGACGCACGCCTATGTGTCCATCCACCCGGTCGAGGACCCGGAAGTCGTTGCGGCCAGCGGCCACGTTTCCGCCGTCAACGGCTACGCCATCTTCGACCGCATCATCACGGCCCCGGAATTCCGGCGCCGCGGCCTGGGCAGCCTGACCATGCGCGCCCTGGTCTCCCTGGCCCTGGAACACGACGTCGAGGAAGGCCTGCTGATCGCCAGCATCGACGGGCAGCAGCTGTACAAGTCCCTGGGCTGGACCAACCTGGGCAACGTCGTACTTTTTGAAGGCAAGCAGGAAGCCTAA
- a CDS encoding HNH endonuclease signature motif containing protein has protein sequence METDRFIELTAGTRGAPGHHVSPDDELRALLEAQALVRDLGRSIAARTKSPVQAVLFAQLAEDSHRTAVHTQLLAAETARRTLAHELPQETFTRITAIHDNPAPYVEGTVLLPEDPATVPTGRPVFKDTTAMLTGLLHINFFVARERMRSTDRLLPGTDHDGAPTPPKFPVLARDLANGTADPGQIGAAARKLEELAPHINQRPEPARLAGELEDQVAESVRTQDPRTTAKLLAGIQTSLEKGPKEIPEEILRAKTGLFYRGTTGGVGEFLLRTMPRDTEALLALCASTDNPKTKAGDRDGLLAQALATITTTGTGAGAPATANDAGTNGSNGSNGSNGSNGSNGQPGTSSGFPDFLTDPATGAPLTDPDTIRKLSLDPEGLGNPGSLFAGNGTTTVGGGRFDPGTLNATAHGGDGLTPPQRHLQGLVNLIRAAGQPRTRKKTIGIPSPTTFIVATLDELRGLADTHGITSHGQKLTPAELRQALCNGGAVPMTLNGKSRILDLGQEERFFPDYMRAAIIALYGGCIMPGCAVPPEHLEIHHFDFYADGGRTAIHLGAPCCPDAHHGFHAGLFKVVRDDDGLFSVILPKFMDPEQKPRRNTYWRTPEPRLF, from the coding sequence ATGGAAACGGACCGGTTCATCGAACTCACCGCGGGCACCCGCGGCGCCCCGGGACACCACGTGTCGCCGGACGATGAACTGCGCGCCCTGCTCGAGGCCCAGGCCCTGGTCAGGGACCTGGGCCGTAGCATTGCCGCACGCACCAAGTCCCCCGTGCAGGCAGTGCTGTTCGCCCAGCTTGCCGAGGACTCGCACCGCACCGCCGTGCACACCCAGCTGCTGGCCGCCGAGACCGCACGCCGCACCCTGGCCCACGAGCTCCCGCAAGAGACCTTCACCAGGATCACCGCCATCCACGACAACCCGGCCCCCTATGTGGAGGGGACGGTGCTCTTGCCGGAGGATCCGGCCACGGTCCCCACCGGGAGGCCGGTCTTCAAGGACACCACCGCGATGCTCACCGGCTTGCTGCACATCAACTTCTTCGTGGCCCGCGAACGGATGCGTTCGACCGATCGGCTGCTGCCGGGCACCGACCACGACGGAGCTCCGACCCCGCCGAAGTTCCCGGTATTGGCACGGGACCTGGCCAACGGGACCGCCGACCCCGGCCAGATCGGGGCCGCAGCACGGAAGCTGGAGGAACTCGCCCCGCACATCAACCAGCGCCCCGAACCAGCGCGGTTGGCCGGGGAGCTGGAGGACCAGGTCGCCGAGTCCGTGCGCACCCAGGATCCCCGCACCACCGCGAAGCTGCTGGCCGGGATCCAAACTTCCCTCGAAAAGGGACCCAAGGAGATCCCCGAGGAGATCCTGCGGGCCAAGACCGGACTGTTCTACCGCGGCACCACCGGCGGCGTCGGCGAGTTCCTGCTGCGCACCATGCCGCGGGACACCGAGGCCCTGCTGGCCCTGTGCGCCAGCACCGACAACCCGAAGACCAAGGCCGGTGACCGCGACGGGCTGCTCGCCCAGGCACTGGCCACCATCACGACAACAGGCACCGGTGCAGGCGCGCCCGCCACGGCCAACGACGCCGGGACCAACGGTTCCAACGGTTCCAACGGTTCCAACGGTTCCAACGGTTCCAACGGCCAGCCCGGCACCAGCTCGGGGTTCCCAGATTTCCTCACCGACCCCGCCACCGGCGCCCCGCTCACCGACCCGGACACCATCCGGAAGCTGTCGCTGGATCCCGAGGGCCTGGGCAATCCCGGTAGCCTCTTCGCCGGCAACGGAACCACCACGGTCGGCGGCGGGCGATTCGATCCAGGAACACTGAACGCCACCGCCCATGGAGGCGACGGGCTCACCCCGCCGCAACGACACCTTCAGGGACTGGTCAACCTCATCCGGGCGGCCGGCCAACCACGCACCAGGAAGAAAACCATCGGCATACCCTCCCCAACGACCTTCATCGTTGCGACCCTGGACGAACTGCGCGGACTGGCCGACACCCACGGCATCACCAGCCATGGCCAAAAACTGACACCGGCGGAATTGCGCCAGGCCCTGTGCAACGGCGGAGCCGTGCCCATGACCCTCAACGGAAAATCCCGGATCCTGGACCTCGGCCAGGAGGAACGATTCTTTCCCGACTACATGCGCGCGGCCATCATTGCCCTCTACGGAGGATGCATCATGCCAGGCTGCGCGGTTCCGCCCGAACACCTCGAGATCCACCATTTTGATTTCTACGCCGACGGCGGCAGGACCGCGATCCACCTCGGGGCCCCCTGCTGTCCCGACGCCCACCATGGCTTCCATGCCGGGCTCTTCAAGGTCGTCCGCGACGACGACGGTCTCTTCTCGGTCATCCTGCCCAAGTTCATGGACCCCGAACAAAAACCGAGGCGCAACACCTACTGGCGCACCCCTGAACCACGCCTGTTCTAG
- the speB gene encoding agmatinase, with translation MVDFTPVGPVAATEVPRYAGLGTFARLPQLGAVPDYDVAIVGIPFDGGSSFRPGARFGPSAVREASRLLRPGYHVELATTPVERLQFVDAGDIACTPYDNNKAVSQIQEQATNLVAKGKTVIAIGGDHTIALPMIRATSAVHGPVALLHFDAHLDTWDTYFGEEITHGTMFRRAFEEGLLIEDRSMHVGIRGPVYDTDDFLNDHEFGFQIIRCSDIDKIGPLGTIERIKERIGDLPVYLSIDIDVLDPAFAPGTGTPEMGGMYSREMLQILRGLKGLNIVGADVVEIAPAYDHADVTSLAAATIVFEMMALLTAE, from the coding sequence TTGGTAGATTTCACGCCCGTCGGCCCCGTTGCGGCCACCGAGGTCCCGCGCTATGCGGGGCTGGGGACATTCGCCCGGCTCCCGCAATTGGGGGCGGTACCCGACTATGACGTGGCCATCGTCGGGATTCCGTTTGACGGCGGGAGCTCGTTCAGGCCGGGTGCCCGTTTTGGCCCTTCGGCGGTGCGCGAAGCCTCGCGGCTGCTACGGCCCGGGTACCACGTTGAACTGGCAACGACTCCGGTCGAACGCCTCCAATTCGTCGATGCCGGAGACATCGCCTGCACCCCCTACGACAACAACAAGGCGGTAAGCCAGATCCAGGAACAGGCCACGAACCTCGTGGCCAAGGGCAAGACCGTGATTGCCATCGGCGGCGACCACACCATCGCGCTGCCGATGATCAGGGCGACCTCCGCCGTCCACGGCCCTGTTGCGTTGCTGCACTTCGACGCCCACCTGGATACCTGGGACACCTACTTCGGCGAGGAAATCACCCACGGAACGATGTTCCGCCGGGCCTTCGAAGAGGGCCTGTTGATTGAAGACCGCTCCATGCACGTAGGCATCCGCGGTCCGGTCTATGACACGGACGACTTCCTGAACGACCACGAGTTCGGATTCCAGATCATCCGTTGTTCCGATATCGACAAGATCGGACCGCTGGGTACCATCGAGCGAATCAAGGAACGTATCGGCGATCTTCCGGTCTACCTGTCGATCGATATCGATGTGCTTGACCCCGCATTTGCGCCGGGGACCGGCACCCCGGAAATGGGTGGCATGTACTCGCGGGAAATGCTGCAGATACTGCGCGGGCTGAAGGGTCTCAATATCGTTGGCGCCGATGTGGTCGAGATTGCGCCGGCCTACGACCACGCCGATGTGACGTCGCTGGCCGCGGCCACCATCGTATTCGAGATGATGGCCCTGCTGACCGCCGAATAG